The genomic DNA TGCTTGAGTTGCAGAGATTGTGGAAAGAGAGAGACATGTGAGGAACATTAATTTGATGCGGACAGGGTGGacggaaaatataatataaaacattatatatTGTTGGCTTTTGAGTATTAATTGTTGCGCCTTATAATCTGGCATCAATTGGACCTGCTGACTTTAAGGTGGTTTAGTGTGTTGGTCAAACATTGACTTTGAACCCACAGTACATCTATATATATCACTTCTTTCTGCAAAATAACCAAAGACAACAGAATGACGAAGGCTGTATTGCTTCTCCTAGCTATCTTTCTCTTCTCCGTCACAACACCACCGTTTCCAGCGGCTGACGGAGCTTCACCTGATACGGTGCTTGACATAGCCGGTGAGAAGCTCCGAGCAGGCGTTAGTTATTATATCTTGCCAGTCATCCGCGGGAGAGGCGGTGGGCTCACCCTTGCCAGCACTAGGAACAAGACCTGCCCGCTTGATGTCGTTCAGGAGCTTCACGAGGTATCCAACGGTCTCCCAGCGACGTTTTCCCCTGTGAACCAGACAAAAGGTGTCGTACGCGTATCCACAGATCTGAACGTCAAGTTCTCTGCCTCGACAATTTGTGTTCAATCAACGGTGTGGAAGCTCGACAAGTTTGACGAATCAAGAAGTCAGTGGTTTGTGACGAGTGGTGGGGTTGAAGGCAACCCAGGTCGGGAAACGACGAGCAATTGGTTTAAGATTGAGAAACATGATAGGGATTACAAGCTCGTTTTCTGTCCCACGGTGTGCAATTTCTGCAAGGTTTTGTGCAGAGATGTTGGCATTTACATTGAGGACGGCAGGAGGAGTTTGGCTCTGAGCGACGTGCCGTTTATAGTTATGTTCAAGAAGGCATAAATTGTATTCCATGAGCACTACACTAGTGTGAATGTATGGTCCTTCTCTATTTGAATCTTAAAGTCTAATAAAAGAGGTGGGTTGCCAATAAAATTCGGGCATTGTAAAACTTAGGGACAaatgattttgtttatcttaAACTTTAATTGTGAAGAGAAATTGTTGGTGTTATTATTGACACCAGCAATTTTTCAATTGAGAGAAATATGGttaaattattgacaccaattaTTTCTCAATTGAGAATGTTCTCAAATTATCAACAATTGTTAATAtcttaatgacaaaaatactcttagtaaaataaaaatttaattttttttttaaaaaaactaaaactaaaaatttagaaaaaaccATCCGCCACCCATGCACTTTGCTCAAATAAGGGGTTGCTGAACCACCCTcatggccatggggtggtttgaGCATCCCCTagtaatattttgttttgttttttttgttttttttttgttttgtttttttttgtttttgtttttgtttttgttttttaaataattaattttagttatttttgaaatatatatgggtatttttgtcttatcaaaaaaatttgtggtCATTTTTGTCACTCTGCTGAACTTGGAGGAGACttgacaattttttggtagtttgggaggacaCTATAACAATCGAAAGTTTAAGATGAACATCATCGattgagtggtaatttgagaggTGTATATAGATTTTTCTCTAAAACTTCAAAAATGGTGAACTTCTCGATCGTGATGCGGCTAATACTAAGAGTTTATTTGAGATTAAGTTTGAGgaaccaaaaatgttttttttttttaaccgtataaaaaattaaatagcatCCACAATAACTTAGAGAGACATGATCGGCAATCATAGTACAACAATCTTGGACAAGTTGGTTTAAAGGACACCTGGCATTAGGATTGGTTCCTCCTCTATTAGTGGTGTCataatcaacattttaacaATTTCCTCACCTATGGATTGGTTCCTCCTCTATTAGTGATGTCATACTATAGTTTTTCCCCAACTCTGACAAAATAACCATGTGCTCCATACactaaataacaaaaagtatttaataACTAGATAGTAGTTAGAAAAAGATTGATCAATTATGTAACTAATTAGAAATAGTTGATGTGATaccataaattaattaactagtaattaatttGAGATGCCACAATTACTactataaaatcaaaatatatgcAGTGAAAATACAATATTGATATGCGCTAATCACTATTTATGCAACACCacgaaaaattaattaattggtaattaatttTACAGTTCGCCTCTTATTTCCATTCCACAAGGAATAAGACTCAAGGATCATTACTCCTCAAGGATCATTACAGTTCGCCTCTTATTTCCATTCCACAAGGAATAAGACTCAAGGATCATTACTCCTCAAAAGGAGAATACTACGCAACAGAAACAACCCTAACACACCCAAAAGTTCAACCAAAGTCACTTGCACCTATGTAATAGTTCGGGGTATTACATTCGtcattccttataaaaattttcatccctgaaatttcagaataaaagaaaatatttaagatAAACACCTAAATTCTTGGGTGATCTCATCCCATCCATTGGCACTAAAACTTCTTCGTCCTCAAAAGATGTTGAAAGTCGTGTCGCAGGTTATCAAGAGTGTCATAGTCGATATTGCCCACACTATACAAATTGTCATCAATCTCAACTCCCAAATCAATCAACTCGGGGATAGAGTTGTTCCACATGCAATCGAGGTCTATGGGTATATTCAGGGGCAGAACTAGAATATTTAGTTTGGgggggcaaattttttttaaaaaggggaaacttcacttacccctcaCAAACTTATGCACTTTTTGTAAACACCCTCcaatgttcaaaaactctcactttggtgtatcaaagTGTAATTTACTTCCACTTtcccccttccgttaggattttttgtgaaatcctaacggacTCCTTCGCACGTGCCACGTATGTgggaaaaatttattgaaaaccCGGTTTTACCCATGAATTGAAAGCACCACGTGTACAAACACCCTTAGGTTTATTtctcaaaatcacaaaaaccaaACGTTCATTTGAGAGCCGTCGTGAAGAACCCTAACACTGAAGTCCGACGAACACTGAAATCCCCAATCCACCCAAACAAAAACGCGATTCCACCCAACTAAAATCGCGACCAACCCTAAAATtgcatatccaaaaatcatttcAAGACCCATTTGAAGTCTCATGTAGTTGCTTTGGAAGCTTCGTCCGTGAGCCGTCTTCTTCATCATTGCATTCACCAAGTATAGTCCTTTCTGTTAAAtaaagttgtttgttttataGGTATGCATTGATTAgcccctttatttttattcttgtttATTTGAGGGTCATATGCTTTTATTGTCAAAAGTTTGTCAACAAAAAATGATTTGTGGGTCATATGCTGGTGGGTTGAATAAAGAAAGTATCCACTTTTGTTGATCGAATTGATGCTAGCAAAAGTGAAGagctttttgcattttttaattgGCTACTGTCGGTTTGAAGAAAGTTGACAGTTtgttagggtttgtttgtttaatgctttttggGATGTTCTAGATGGTTTAGTTAGGTTTAGAAATAGGTAACTGCATACTTTCGGGTTTAGGGTAGCTCCCATGAATCCTaacttatctctacaagataaCTATTCAAGCTCCCGGGGACCCCTTTGACAATTACTcgtttgtagtgatttggagtgcacgaCGACGATGTATCACATATCTTGAAAGCCCCGAAGAAAGGACATCCACCATGAAGAAAATTGTTCTAACAGTTTGGTGCCGTTGGTGGGAACGACTAGTtcgtttctcataaaaaaaattcatcatgGTGTGAACACTCATTCCAGTGACAACCAACCGGAAAGGCTTGCCAATTTGCTTTGTCCATAGCAGATCTGCACAGATCCACATCTCAGATCCTTACTCCACAATTGTTGCAGTTGTTGTTTGCTAGAAGACCACAAAAAAATCCCATGTCGGTGGTGTCCAAGCCAATACATAAGTCAACGCCGGTGCGACCCACACAGCCAGAGACCTAATGCCAGCGCAACCCACACTACTAGAGACCCAACGCTGGCGTGACCCGCTTCTGTCTGAGATCCAAGCACGCGACATAGATTGGACTGCCGGAGACCCGCTTGCTTACCTTCAACCCACAGCATCTCCGAATCTCCAGGCCTGCCGACCCTCGTGACTGTCCTGGGCTGCCAAGCACGCAACGAACCTCCAAACCGGACAGCAACACCGCTGATCCCCCCATACCAGTCATGTGGTGCGATGCACCACTACGGGAGACCTGACGCACGGCGCGACCTGCCATTGCCAGAATGTAACACACCTGTTATTGATTTGGGAATTTCTGTATGTATTAAGGATGGATGATTGAATGATTTGTAGAATAATGGATTGGAAATGGAATTGATTGGAATGAATTACAGATAAGGATCAATTCGAGTTTGATCGGATTCCACTTACAAGACTAAGGATAAACTATCAAGAACTACAACTATAGGTTCCACAATACAAGATATTCGATAATCCCCTTCTCCTGaattttggtttatatatacCATTTGTCAAGCCCAACATGTTAAGCCTAATTGATTCTAGCTGTCAAGCCTAACTAACTAATAACTATCCAGCCCAACTAACTAACAACTATCCAGCCCACTTATAATAGCTCACCACACACCTGTTACAATACTTAACCCTTTAAgagcaccttgcccacaaggtgcaGCTGAAAAAGATAGAGACGCACGTCTTTCCACTTCTCCAAGTGTCACTAAAATccaatcttgaaaaaaaaaaaaaacaaatctcatTAATGATGCCTACACAATCAGCCCCTTCATCTTTGTTCTTTAATGCTGATTGCTTTGCAACTGTCGAAAATGCCCACTGTCAATGGCTTTAAACAACAAGATGCccaagtttggaaaaaaaacaaGTTGCCCTTTCACTTTCGGAATTGATGAATTAAAGAGAAAtttcaaaggaaaacaaatcaacCCACAATGTCAATAAAGTTGTAACTTAGGCCTGCCATCAACTCGCCCCTCAAGGTGAAAATTTGAACAAGCCTATAGCTTTTCAATTGCAACTCATGTGCATTTGCCACGCACACAGGCCATTTCCAAATGCACAGCTTTCAATTTCccagtctttttatttttttttatttttttatttttaatttgttttgaacACTTTCTCTTCCCATGCATCATCTACAATTTTCCAATGTGCCATGTTTTCTAAGTCTAACCATGATTTTAGCCATATTTCCACACACACAGACTTGCACcattcttccttctttcttttcttccagtGCCATCTATGTTTGAAGAGAGCAAAAACTTTTAGACCACAAAGCTGCTTCTCCACATCATTACAGTCATAGAAAATGAGCCAACCCACCATTTCCTCTATTTTCCGCCTTGTCTTAAAGACCCACCAATCATAATTCCAAAATATGTCCTTCTTTAGCTCCAATTTTTGGTCCCACGTTTTATCAATAACGTTCTCTTCATTTTGATAAAGCCCAACACTATCATGAAAATTCTTCAAAGATTTGGAGTTAAAGACGCAGAATTCCTTCAAGAAACAATTTGAATTTGGAGATAACACGCTAATTACCTTCACTACCATAGATTTTGAGATGCTCAACTTCATTTGGCTTGGTTCAGGAATTTTGTCAAACGAATGGTGGGTATCTTCAACCATATCTGTTTCTTGAAtcatattattttcttcttcttcttgctccAAGTTGCATGCGTTCTTGATTTCTTGACACTCCTCTGCTCCATTCTTGAATTCTGCTTGGGTATCTACCTTCTCAACAACTGGATGTATCTTTTCAAATCCCATGGATTCGATCTTCATAGGGACTAACTTGGACTCTTCAACCCTTTCTTTCTCATTCAAAGGCAAATTTATTTCTTTGGGTTTGGTTATATTGGTCAGTTGCTCCTCTCCCTGCTGATCACCTCCATAACCTCTTTGCTGATTAGCTCCATAACCTCGATCTTCAAAATAT from Corylus avellana chromosome ca6, CavTom2PMs-1.0 includes the following:
- the LOC132184924 gene encoding kunitz trypsin inhibitor 5-like, translating into MTKAVLLLLAIFLFSVTTPPFPAADGASPDTVLDIAGEKLRAGVSYYILPVIRGRGGGLTLASTRNKTCPLDVVQELHEVSNGLPATFSPVNQTKGVVRVSTDLNVKFSASTICVQSTVWKLDKFDESRSQWFVTSGGVEGNPGRETTSNWFKIEKHDRDYKLVFCPTVCNFCKVLCRDVGIYIEDGRRSLALSDVPFIVMFKKA